From Virgibacillus natechei, the proteins below share one genomic window:
- the coxB gene encoding cytochrome c oxidase subunit II codes for MKVWMGKSKAIFLLSSLALILAGCGEENLSALIPKGYGAESSMDLIILSTIIMLFVFIIVMLIYIIVLSRFRVKKGQEDYIPKQVEGNSTLETVWTIIPIILVIILAVPTVTATFDLADESDREDGLEIEVTANQYWWHFNYEGQEIQTSQDMYIPTGERVHLDLISSDVIHSFWVPALAGKMDTNPENVNTMFLETEEEGVYYGKCAELCGPSHSLMDFKVIAVSPEEFEQWVEDMQNVDPEEEPQDAVAQDGKAAFEENNCMGCHAIGSSPSQVGPNLTGYGDRTTVAGILEPTKENLVEWLIDPESIKPGNEMTGNYPELSDEDANDIAEYLMQLEASEVTPESVEN; via the coding sequence ATGAAAGTTTGGATGGGAAAATCTAAAGCTATATTCTTGTTAAGTTCGTTGGCACTAATTTTAGCTGGTTGTGGTGAGGAAAATTTATCAGCATTAATTCCAAAGGGGTATGGTGCTGAGTCTTCAATGGATTTAATTATCCTTTCAACTATAATTATGTTATTTGTGTTTATAATTGTAATGCTTATCTATATAATTGTATTATCACGGTTCCGTGTGAAGAAAGGTCAAGAGGATTACATACCAAAACAGGTGGAAGGTAACAGTACACTGGAAACTGTTTGGACAATTATTCCAATCATCTTAGTAATCATACTTGCTGTACCAACCGTAACAGCAACATTTGATTTAGCAGACGAATCTGACAGAGAAGATGGTTTAGAAATTGAAGTTACTGCTAACCAATACTGGTGGCATTTTAACTATGAGGGTCAAGAGATACAAACAAGTCAAGATATGTACATTCCAACAGGTGAAAGGGTACATTTAGACTTAATTTCTTCTGATGTTATTCATTCATTCTGGGTACCGGCACTTGCAGGGAAAATGGATACTAACCCAGAAAACGTAAATACCATGTTTCTGGAAACGGAGGAAGAAGGAGTCTATTATGGCAAATGTGCTGAACTATGTGGACCTTCCCATTCATTAATGGACTTTAAAGTTATTGCTGTAAGCCCTGAAGAATTTGAACAGTGGGTTGAAGACATGCAAAATGTAGATCCTGAAGAAGAACCACAAGATGCTGTAGCACAAGATGGTAAGGCTGCATTTGAAGAAAATAACTGTATGGGCTGTCATGCTATTGGATCTTCCCCATCTCAAGTCGGGCCAAATTTAACTGGTTATGGTGATCGTACGACCGTTGCTGGTATTCTGGAGCCAACAAAAGAAAATTTAGTTGAATGGCTTATAGATCCTGAGTCCATTAAACCAGGAAATGAAATGACAGGTAATTATCCTGAACTTTCTGATGAAGATGCAAATGATATTGCAGAATATTTAATGCAATTAGAGGCTTCTGAAGTAACACCAGAAAGTGTAGAGAATTAA
- a CDS encoding CAP domain-containing protein, with translation MRLIRNIFLLALLAMGAFYLVEQSNLSPGETIDNISKVVREKENEIGTKTVPEKQPDIPLEGDLFQWIGKSQEALIEELDEPERKEQSAYAYTWWVYTDHTSQYIQFGILDNEIVTVYATGDDLDTEPIQLGQAYEDVEEQFPFENEVTYSEAFSSYTFRLNNDDLEKRPLVKGADDVFIQTYFDTFTNQLSSIRILTADTLLKHRPYELEYRGNLPNEPDLTDEQWGEVEEGMENQIFDITNVLRYQHEKSMLEWEDDVSEVAFSHSKDMEENNYFSHYSPSGDGLKERLSVEDIFYTTAGENIAAQYPDAPAAVEGWLNSEGHREALLEDDYTHLGVGVYRFYYTQNFLTIP, from the coding sequence ATGCGACTTATTCGAAATATATTCTTGTTAGCTCTACTTGCTATGGGGGCTTTTTATTTAGTAGAACAAAGTAATCTATCTCCAGGAGAGACGATTGACAATATAAGTAAGGTAGTAAGAGAAAAGGAAAATGAGATAGGTACAAAAACTGTTCCTGAAAAACAACCGGATATACCATTGGAAGGCGATTTGTTTCAATGGATAGGAAAGTCACAAGAAGCGTTAATCGAAGAATTAGACGAACCGGAACGCAAAGAACAAAGTGCTTATGCGTACACGTGGTGGGTATATACAGATCACACAAGTCAGTATATACAGTTCGGCATTCTGGATAATGAAATTGTAACAGTCTATGCTACTGGTGATGATCTGGATACGGAGCCTATTCAACTTGGTCAAGCATATGAGGATGTGGAAGAACAATTCCCTTTTGAAAATGAAGTGACGTATAGTGAAGCTTTTTCATCTTATACATTTCGTTTAAATAATGATGATTTAGAAAAGCGTCCGTTGGTCAAGGGGGCGGATGACGTATTTATTCAAACCTATTTTGATACGTTTACGAATCAATTATCATCTATTCGCATTTTAACTGCGGATACATTACTAAAACATCGTCCATACGAATTAGAATACCGGGGTAATTTACCAAACGAACCGGATTTAACAGATGAGCAATGGGGTGAAGTTGAGGAAGGGATGGAAAATCAAATATTTGATATAACAAATGTTCTTAGGTATCAGCATGAGAAGTCAATGTTAGAATGGGAAGATGACGTTAGTGAAGTAGCTTTTTCACATAGTAAAGATATGGAAGAAAATAATTACTTTTCCCATTACAGCCCAAGCGGAGATGGATTAAAGGAAAGGCTATCTGTCGAAGATATCTTCTATACAACAGCTGGGGAAAATATAGCAGCACAATATCCAGATGCACCAGCAGCGGTCGAAGGGTGGCTAAATAGTGAAGGTCACAGGGAAGCATTGTTGGAAGACGATTATACCCATTTAGGTGTAGGCGTTTACCGGTTTTACTATACACAAAATTTCTTAACGATACCTTAA
- the coaD gene encoding pantetheine-phosphate adenylyltransferase — MGKLAICPGSFDPITNGHLDIIQRGAKIFEHVVVTVFNNQSKNSLFTVEERIKLIEEATKDLPNVTADSSDRLLMDYAKENNADAIIRGLRAVSDFEYEMQITSMNRKLNPNIETFFMMTNNQYSFLSSSIVKEIAKYHANVSDLVPNVVENALKEKFN, encoded by the coding sequence GTGGGTAAATTAGCGATATGTCCTGGTAGCTTTGATCCAATTACAAACGGACATTTGGATATTATTCAACGTGGCGCGAAGATTTTTGAACATGTAGTTGTGACTGTTTTTAATAATCAATCAAAGAACTCTTTATTTACGGTTGAGGAAAGGATAAAACTGATAGAAGAAGCAACAAAGGATTTACCTAACGTAACCGCGGATTCATCTGATCGTTTATTAATGGATTATGCTAAAGAAAATAATGCAGATGCTATCATTCGTGGATTACGGGCTGTTAGTGATTTTGAATATGAAATGCAAATTACCTCAATGAACCGAAAGCTTAATCCGAATATTGAAACATTTTTTATGATGACAAATAATCAGTATTCATTCTTAAGTTCAAGCATTGTTAAAGAAATAGCTAAATATCATGCAAATGTTTCTGATTTGGTACCGAATGTTGTGGAGAATGCCTTAAAGGAAAAATTTAATTAA
- the ctaD gene encoding cytochrome c oxidase subunit I: MSITAQKRGFGAVLWDYLTTVDHKKIGILYLIGGGFFFLLGGLEAVIIRIQLLVPENDFISAGLYNEMFTMHGTTMIFLAAMPLLLGLMNAIMPLQIGARDVAFPFLNSLGFWLFMFGGIVLNLSWFLGGAPDAGWTSYAPLSLQSPGHGVDFYVMGLQLSGAGTLIGGINFLVTIVTMRAPGMTYMRMPLFSWTTFISSVLILFAFPALTVALFLLMFDRMFGSAFFDVALGGNTVIWQHLFWIFGHPEVYILILPAFGIFSEIFATFSKKRLFGYTAMVFATILIAFLGFMVWAHHMFTVGLGPVANSIFAIATMAIAVPTGIKIFNWLATMWGGRITINSAMLWALAFIPSFTIGGMTGVMLGASVADYQYHDTYFVVAHFHYVIVGGTVFGIFAALHYWWPKMFGRILHEGMGKISFWTFFIGFHLTFFIQHFLGLMGMPRRYWVFFGDQGLDTGNLISSIGAVFMTIGVIVFLINIIYTAKLDQAPADPWDGRSLEWTTASPPVYYNFKQLPLVRGLDPLWIEKMEGKGKLTPAEPVDEIHMPNSTFVPFIMSFGFSVASIGFIYQVDHSAWLIAVYVGMGIALGSMLYRSLKDDHGYHITKEELEREAD; encoded by the coding sequence TTGAGTATAACAGCTCAAAAGAGAGGCTTTGGCGCTGTGCTATGGGATTATTTGACCACTGTAGACCATAAAAAAATTGGTATTTTGTATTTAATAGGTGGCGGATTCTTTTTCCTGCTCGGCGGCTTAGAAGCTGTAATTATACGTATTCAATTGTTAGTACCAGAGAATGATTTCATCAGTGCAGGATTGTACAATGAAATGTTTACGATGCATGGTACTACGATGATTTTTCTGGCAGCAATGCCATTATTACTTGGTTTAATGAATGCGATTATGCCGTTACAAATCGGTGCGCGTGACGTTGCATTTCCATTTCTAAATTCACTAGGCTTTTGGTTATTTATGTTTGGTGGAATTGTGTTAAACCTCAGTTGGTTTTTAGGTGGCGCTCCTGATGCTGGTTGGACATCGTATGCTCCATTATCACTTCAATCGCCAGGTCATGGTGTTGACTTTTACGTAATGGGACTACAACTCTCAGGTGCGGGTACACTAATTGGTGGTATTAACTTTTTGGTTACGATCGTTACGATGCGTGCACCTGGTATGACATATATGCGTATGCCATTATTCTCATGGACTACTTTCATCTCAAGTGTTTTAATTCTATTTGCCTTTCCAGCATTAACTGTCGCTTTGTTCTTGTTAATGTTTGACCGTATGTTTGGTTCGGCATTTTTTGATGTAGCATTGGGTGGAAATACGGTTATATGGCAGCATCTATTTTGGATATTTGGTCATCCAGAGGTTTATATTTTGATATTACCGGCCTTTGGTATATTTAGTGAAATATTCGCTACGTTTTCAAAGAAAAGATTATTTGGTTATACCGCAATGGTATTTGCAACGATTTTGATTGCATTCCTAGGGTTTATGGTATGGGCTCACCATATGTTTACAGTTGGACTCGGGCCAGTGGCGAACTCTATATTTGCGATTGCGACAATGGCAATTGCAGTGCCAACAGGTATTAAAATCTTTAACTGGTTGGCAACAATGTGGGGGGGACGCATTACAATTAACTCCGCTATGCTTTGGGCATTGGCTTTTATACCATCGTTCACTATCGGAGGTATGACAGGTGTTATGCTTGGTGCTTCTGTAGCAGATTACCAATACCATGACACATACTTTGTTGTTGCGCACTTCCACTACGTAATTGTAGGTGGAACAGTATTTGGGATTTTTGCTGCACTGCACTACTGGTGGCCAAAAATGTTCGGTAGAATCTTACATGAAGGCATGGGTAAAATTTCCTTTTGGACATTCTTTATTGGGTTCCATCTGACATTCTTTATCCAACATTTCCTTGGCTTAATGGGTATGCCACGACGTTATTGGGTCTTCTTTGGAGATCAAGGCTTGGATACCGGTAACTTAATCAGTTCGATTGGTGCGGTATTTATGACTATTGGTGTAATAGTGTTCTTGATTAACATCATTTACACTGCTAAATTAGATCAAGCACCTGCTGATCCTTGGGATGGTCGTAGTCTCGAATGGACAACGGCATCACCGCCTGTTTACTATAATTTTAAACAGTTACCACTAGTTCGTGGTCTGGATCCATTATGGATTGAAAAAATGGAAGGAAAAGGTAAGCTGACACCAGCAGAGCCAGTAGATGAGATCCATATGCCAAACTCTACATTCGTACCGTTTATCATGTCATTTGGCTTCTCTGTTGCTAGTATCGGATTTATTTATCAAGTGGATCACAGTGCGTGGTTAATTGCCGTTTATGTTGGTATGGGTATTGCACTCGGTTCCATGTTGTATCGATCATTGAAAGATGATCATGGTTATCATATTACGAAAGAAGAACTAGAAAGGGAGGCTGACTAA
- a CDS encoding cytochrome c oxidase subunit 3 has protein sequence MSHDHSLNPETMPEEPEKATHEGKNKFLGLWFFLGGETVLFACLFGTYLALRNSTADGPASTDIFGMGLVFAMTLLLLTSSLTSVYAMHHMKNNDFKRMQLWLGITALLGIAFLTLEIYEFAHYIIDYEFTLRSSAFGSAFYTLVGFHGGHVAFGLAWLIALMVRNAKRGLNLYNAPKFYTFSLYWHFIDVVWVFIFTVVYLMGMV, from the coding sequence ATGAGTCACGATCATTCCTTAAATCCTGAAACAATGCCAGAAGAACCAGAAAAAGCCACCCATGAGGGTAAAAATAAATTTTTGGGCCTCTGGTTCTTCCTTGGCGGTGAAACTGTTCTTTTTGCATGTTTATTTGGAACCTATTTAGCTTTGAGAAATTCAACAGCAGATGGACCAGCTTCTACTGATATATTTGGCATGGGACTCGTTTTTGCAATGACTCTATTGCTCCTTACAAGTTCCTTAACTAGTGTGTATGCCATGCATCATATGAAAAATAATGATTTTAAAAGGATGCAATTATGGTTAGGAATAACTGCACTTCTAGGTATAGCCTTTCTTACTTTAGAGATCTATGAGTTTGCGCATTATATTATTGATTACGAATTCACGCTGCGTTCATCAGCTTTTGGATCTGCATTTTATACCTTAGTTGGGTTCCACGGTGGCCACGTTGCATTTGGCTTGGCATGGCTTATTGCATTGATGGTTCGTAACGCTAAAAGAGGTTTGAATTTATATAATGCCCCTAAATTTTATACATTTAGTTTATATTGGCATTTTATTGATGTTGTATGGGTGTTTATCTTTACTGTTGTATACTTAATGGGGATGGTGTAA
- the ytvI gene encoding sporulation integral membrane protein YtvI: MFRSISKRQWTLIFLSIILFLIIIFILPIAVPLILALITALILNPLIKLIQQKTKISRKISVIIVFMLFLIVIGVAGTFIVTKASTQVVNFVENVPTYFNQINEIYDNWETNLQQYSSGLHPEFTEQITSTIDDNLTTLNEAAREHITLDNIAQIFAKVPQYLISLIVYLIALFLFMLELPILKSKTYSFFTNETAEKVSFMNARLKSVLLGFFKAQLLVSLIILTVSFAGLYLIAPETAIIMSLIIWIIDFIPIIGSIAILGPWALFMLLSGNTAMGLQLAILAVVLLAIRRTVEPKVMGQHIGLSPLATLIAMFLGLQLLGFIGFILGPVLVIAFNSAKEAGIINWKIKI, encoded by the coding sequence TTGTTTCGTTCAATTTCAAAACGACAATGGACCCTAATTTTCTTATCTATCATACTTTTTTTAATTATAATCTTTATATTACCTATTGCTGTACCATTAATTCTTGCGTTAATTACAGCTCTTATACTTAACCCACTCATTAAGTTAATCCAGCAAAAAACAAAAATAAGCAGAAAGATATCCGTTATTATTGTATTTATGCTTTTTCTAATAGTAATTGGAGTTGCTGGTACATTTATCGTTACAAAAGCTTCAACACAAGTAGTAAATTTTGTAGAAAATGTTCCCACTTATTTTAATCAGATCAACGAAATATATGACAATTGGGAAACAAACCTACAACAATATTCAAGCGGCTTACACCCTGAGTTTACTGAACAAATAACGAGCACGATTGACGATAATTTAACTACATTGAATGAAGCAGCAAGAGAACATATAACATTGGATAATATAGCACAAATTTTTGCAAAGGTACCGCAATATTTAATTAGCCTTATTGTCTACCTAATTGCTCTATTTTTATTTATGCTAGAACTACCAATACTTAAATCTAAGACATATAGTTTCTTTACAAACGAAACAGCAGAGAAAGTTTCATTTATGAATGCAAGATTAAAAAGTGTTCTATTAGGCTTCTTTAAAGCACAATTACTTGTAAGTCTTATAATACTTACTGTTAGTTTTGCGGGGTTATACCTTATCGCTCCGGAGACAGCAATTATAATGTCATTGATAATATGGATTATCGATTTTATCCCTATTATTGGATCAATTGCCATTTTAGGGCCCTGGGCATTATTCATGCTGTTAAGTGGCAACACTGCAATGGGATTGCAATTAGCCATATTAGCTGTAGTATTGCTTGCTATTAGGAGAACAGTGGAACCAAAGGTAATGGGACAACATATTGGATTATCACCACTGGCAACACTAATTGCCATGTTTCTTGGACTACAACTGCTCGGATTTATAGGTTTTATTCTTGGGCCAGTGCTGGTCATTGCATTTAATTCCGCAAAAGAAGCTGGAATTATAAATTGGAAGATAAAAATTTAG
- the ctaG gene encoding cytochrome c oxidase assembly factor CtaG, with product MWLELQIFGFRALWSPYFLAYVLILALLYFLITGRYRHKFGGKERPSKSQQIFFYLGLFLLYAVKGAPIDLLSHITLTAHMIQMAIYYLVFPILIIKGIPGWLWEKVVYAPVIKPIFRVLTKPLVSLLLFNALFSLYHIPAVFDFSKSSIVAHSSTSIIILIAAFIVWWPILSPLKEFDTLSPPVKIGYIFANGVLITPACALIIFADYPLFAAYTQEGAWMQALALCVPGDVLEGLVIPLSGPEMFTSLSTMEDQQLGGIIMKTMQEITYGILLGSVFFKWFNKNSLKIDPAPAEVN from the coding sequence ATGTGGTTAGAACTACAAATATTTGGATTCCGAGCATTGTGGAGCCCTTACTTCTTGGCATATGTTTTGATTTTAGCTTTGTTGTATTTTCTAATAACCGGTCGGTACCGTCATAAATTTGGTGGGAAAGAAAGGCCTAGTAAAAGTCAACAAATATTTTTTTACTTGGGTTTATTTTTACTATATGCCGTAAAAGGTGCTCCAATTGACTTGCTTTCGCATATTACATTAACAGCACATATGATTCAGATGGCTATCTATTATCTCGTATTTCCTATTTTAATTATAAAGGGGATACCAGGATGGCTATGGGAGAAAGTTGTTTATGCGCCAGTGATAAAACCAATATTTCGTGTATTGACGAAACCACTTGTATCACTACTGTTGTTTAATGCGCTTTTCTCTTTATATCATATTCCGGCTGTATTTGATTTTTCGAAATCGTCAATCGTTGCACATTCATCAACGTCAATTATTATTTTAATTGCTGCTTTTATTGTATGGTGGCCAATCCTATCACCACTTAAAGAATTTGATACATTGAGCCCTCCTGTAAAGATTGGTTATATCTTTGCTAATGGTGTTTTAATTACACCTGCTTGTGCGCTAATTATATTTGCGGATTATCCTTTGTTTGCAGCATACACCCAAGAGGGTGCGTGGATGCAAGCCTTGGCTCTATGTGTACCTGGGGATGTACTAGAGGGTCTAGTAATTCCACTTTCAGGACCGGAAATGTTTACGTCATTAAGTACGATGGAGGACCAGCAATTAGGTGGAATTATTATGAAAACCATGCAAGAAATTACGTATGGAATTCTGCTTGGTAGTGTGTTCTTTAAATGGTTTAATAAAAATAGTCTCAAAATTGACCCTGCTCCTGCAGAAGTAAATTGA
- the ylbD gene encoding YlbD family protein: MNEEKLHPTVLEFKQFINKHPLLREEVRKKGRSWQEYYEKWALLGEDDSYWEPYKEDKSESKEDDSKESNKELLGKLMKLTENMDIEKVQNQAHQLNNSITMIQEMISQFQDKKNPKPVQRDLFNLFRD, from the coding sequence ATGAATGAAGAAAAATTACATCCAACGGTTTTAGAATTTAAACAGTTCATCAATAAACACCCTCTTCTACGAGAAGAAGTTAGAAAGAAAGGAAGATCCTGGCAAGAGTACTATGAAAAATGGGCGCTACTAGGTGAAGATGATAGTTACTGGGAACCATATAAAGAGGATAAATCAGAAAGTAAAGAGGATGATTCTAAGGAAAGTAATAAGGAGTTACTTGGTAAATTAATGAAGCTTACTGAAAATATGGATATAGAAAAGGTGCAAAATCAAGCACACCAATTAAACAATTCAATTACAATGATTCAGGAAATGATAAGTCAATTCCAAGATAAAAAAAATCCAAAGCCAGTTCAAAGAGACCTTTTTAACTTATTTAGAGATTAA
- a CDS encoding YlbE-like family protein yields the protein MDLFSYNYLAKNPDLAKFVRYNPIWYRYLSRDPERVYEIKHEAKKFYGKTFTQRLEKVNNNVEMLGMLMKLSSEMKD from the coding sequence ATGGATTTATTTAGTTATAACTATTTAGCAAAAAACCCTGATTTAGCAAAATTTGTTCGTTATAATCCAATTTGGTACCGGTATCTGTCACGAGATCCAGAGCGTGTTTATGAAATTAAACATGAAGCAAAAAAATTTTATGGAAAAACATTTACACAACGATTAGAAAAAGTAAATAATAATGTAGAGATGCTTGGTATGCTTATGAAGTTATCCAGCGAGATGAAAGATTAA
- the ctaF gene encoding cytochrome c oxidase subunit IVB — MTENIDKVNSFQKRKRKEEMKKQLISFALMIGFTVISFSLVATGLMDNMFIIPVLLILAIIQVAFQFYFFMHMKDKDHEMPALMIYGGLWVAILVFIALGVISWW, encoded by the coding sequence ATGACAGAGAATATTGATAAAGTGAATTCATTCCAGAAGAGAAAAAGAAAAGAAGAAATGAAAAAGCAATTAATTTCTTTTGCATTGATGATTGGCTTTACAGTGATTTCCTTTTCACTTGTTGCAACTGGATTAATGGACAATATGTTCATAATCCCTGTACTTCTAATTTTAGCCATAATTCAAGTTGCTTTTCAATTCTATTTCTTCATGCATATGAAAGATAAAGACCATGAAATGCCGGCTCTAATGATTTACGGTGGCCTATGGGTAGCAATATTGGTTTTTATAGCCTTGGGAGTAATTTCATGGTGGTAA
- a CDS encoding YlbG family protein, with amino-acid sequence MRVKRQGLIIWFQHMKNIKQIKRYGHLIYTSKKLKYAVIYVDQSELEDIEHKLLKLSFVSKVDRSAKPFIETNFENSIPDKAKEYDYKMGI; translated from the coding sequence ATGAGAGTGAAACGACAAGGTTTAATAATTTGGTTTCAACATATGAAGAATATCAAGCAAATTAAACGATATGGACATCTTATTTATACATCGAAGAAATTAAAATATGCTGTAATTTATGTTGATCAGTCTGAGTTAGAGGATATAGAGCATAAACTATTGAAGCTTTCTTTTGTTTCCAAGGTTGATCGATCTGCTAAACCATTTATCGAAACAAACTTTGAAAATAGTATACCAGATAAAGCTAAAGAATATGATTATAAGATGGGTATATAA
- a CDS encoding YugN family protein: MRLENTGIDDVMIDVKPLDHLTGMHAFIRAENWDYERVTYDYRIDSNEKNITYYIRVQGYAVEGDVDRGNAVIKLLTPLLGKHYYPHGVEYGEEENFPANLVERANNLVTKLAEEIKQH; this comes from the coding sequence ATGAGATTAGAGAATACTGGTATAGATGATGTCATGATTGACGTAAAACCACTGGATCATCTAACAGGAATGCATGCTTTTATTCGTGCTGAAAATTGGGATTATGAAAGAGTAACTTATGATTATAGAATTGATTCAAATGAAAAGAACATTACATACTATATTCGAGTCCAAGGTTATGCCGTTGAAGGAGATGTAGACCGTGGAAATGCTGTAATAAAGCTTTTAACTCCATTATTAGGGAAACATTATTACCCACATGGAGTAGAGTATGGCGAAGAAGAAAATTTCCCAGCTAACCTTGTCGAACGTGCAAATAATTTAGTAACAAAATTAGCTGAAGAAATCAAACAGCATTAG
- a CDS encoding YlbF family regulator, translating into MIATMEYVDILDRSEQLGKMVLDSDVMTAYNNSQKELKEDSEAQRLIKTFKDIKENYDDVQRFGRYHPDYSQIMKQVRASKREMDMNDKVASFKIAERNLQKLLDEISEYVALSTSEEIKAPKDGAALSDSGCGCGSGGSCGCAS; encoded by the coding sequence ATGATAGCTACAATGGAATATGTTGATATACTTGATCGGTCAGAACAGTTAGGTAAAATGGTTTTAGATTCAGACGTCATGACAGCATATAACAATTCCCAAAAAGAGCTTAAAGAAGATAGCGAAGCCCAACGTTTAATAAAAACGTTTAAAGATATAAAGGAAAATTATGATGATGTACAACGGTTCGGAAGGTATCATCCGGATTATAGTCAAATAATGAAACAGGTCCGTGCATCAAAGCGTGAAATGGACATGAACGATAAAGTTGCTTCCTTCAAAATTGCCGAACGTAATTTACAGAAGTTACTAGATGAAATCAGTGAGTATGTAGCATTAAGTACCAGTGAAGAAATTAAAGCTCCTAAAGATGGAGCGGCATTAAGTGATAGTGGGTGTGGATGTGGAAGTGGCGGAAGTTGTGGCTGCGCATCATGA
- a CDS encoding DUF420 domain-containing protein has product MPFLPTISTIFILLSAVLVAFGWRFISKGNIKAHRKAMIAAAISAILFFIIYMSRTIFVGNTSFGGPQELEIYYTIFLIFHITLATIGAVFGIVSLTLAFKRSISKHRKLGPYTSIIWFFSAITGLIVYLLLYVFFDGGETTSLIRAIFGT; this is encoded by the coding sequence ATGCCTTTTTTACCAACAATAAGTACCATTTTTATTTTATTAAGTGCTGTTTTAGTAGCTTTTGGCTGGAGGTTTATTAGCAAGGGGAATATTAAAGCACATAGAAAAGCTATGATAGCAGCAGCTATTAGTGCGATTCTGTTTTTTATTATTTATATGTCTCGCACAATATTTGTAGGGAATACGAGTTTTGGTGGACCTCAAGAGTTAGAAATTTACTATACCATCTTCTTAATTTTCCATATTACACTAGCTACAATAGGTGCTGTGTTCGGCATTGTTTCACTAACATTAGCGTTTAAACGAAGCATTAGCAAACATAGAAAATTAGGACCATATACAAGTATTATTTGGTTTTTCAGTGCGATAACTGGATTGATCGTATACCTGTTATTGTATGTGTTTTTTGATGGTGGAGAGACAACAAGCCTGATTCGAGCTATATTTGGAACATAA
- the rsmD gene encoding 16S rRNA (guanine(966)-N(2))-methyltransferase RsmD codes for MRVIAGVHKGRQLKAVPGKSTRPTTDKVKEALFQVIGPYFKGGVVLDLFAGSGSLGIEALSRGMEQAIFVDKYPKSIHTIHENLKSMKLEETSEVFRTDALRAIQAAAKRGLQFDLIFLDPPYRKVNYESLLTEVVQLQLIKQNGFIYCEHDASENLPKQHDHFSLVKQENYGGTIGVTIYKKE; via the coding sequence ATGCGTGTTATTGCGGGTGTACATAAAGGTAGGCAATTAAAAGCTGTACCAGGAAAATCGACAAGACCGACAACAGATAAGGTGAAAGAGGCGCTGTTTCAGGTTATAGGGCCTTATTTTAAAGGCGGAGTAGTGTTGGACTTGTTTGCGGGAAGTGGCTCATTGGGGATTGAGGCATTAAGCAGAGGTATGGAGCAGGCGATTTTTGTTGATAAATATCCAAAATCGATACATACTATTCATGAGAATTTAAAATCAATGAAATTAGAAGAAACTTCAGAAGTTTTTCGCACGGACGCCTTACGTGCAATTCAAGCTGCAGCCAAAAGAGGTTTACAATTTGACCTGATTTTTCTTGATCCTCCGTATAGAAAAGTAAATTATGAATCATTACTAACTGAAGTTGTACAACTTCAGTTAATAAAACAAAATGGATTCATCTATTGTGAGCATGATGCTTCTGAAAATCTTCCAAAGCAACATGACCACTTTTCATTAGTAAAACAAGAAAATTATGGCGGAACGATTGGCGTTACCATTTACAAAAAAGAATGA